The following proteins come from a genomic window of Trifolium pratense cultivar HEN17-A07 linkage group LG4, ARS_RC_1.1, whole genome shotgun sequence:
- the LOC123921627 gene encoding uncharacterized protein LOC123921627, with protein sequence MDLENCNCLCSRNNCIWSSYERIGNDPIVCVNEFMSKLKITKLKTLWKKIKREKKMKIFRSSSPVFLYDPSSYLQNFDDGYSNDPDDFSRSFSARFAAPPSKIFVKNIEVIIDDEEILEINDER encoded by the coding sequence ATGGACCTTGAAAATTGCAATTGTCTATGCTCAAGAAACAACTGCATTTGGTCAAGTTATGAGAGAATTGGCAATGACCCTATTGTTTGTGTCAATGAATTTATGAGCAAATTGAAGATTACAAAGTTAAAAACTTTGTGGAAAAAGAttaagagagaaaagaagatgaaaattttTCGATCATCTTCACCGGTATTTCTGTATGATCCTAGCTCTTACTTACAAAATTTTGATGATGGTTATTCGAATGATCCTGATGATTTTTCAAGGTCATTCTCAGCTCGATTTGCAGCACCACCTTCCAAGATTTTTGTCAAGAATATTGAAGTGATCATTGATGATGAAGAAATATTGGAGATAAATGATGAAAGATAG